The DNA window GTCCTCAGGGCTATGGGTAATGCTGATTTCTTAATTAATGTTACCTATGTTCTTATGCTCGGCGGTGTCGGCTCTTACATGTTTTATGAGAGCCTTCAGAGTCTTCGCAAAAATGTTCCTGCAGTTAAAACAGAAGCTCCTAAAAAGAAATCCCGTTATACTGCAATGCTCGAAAGTCTTCCTTTCCAGACCGACTTTAAGAAGTCCGGCGTACGTCTCTCTCTCCTTATGCCTTTGGTTCTTGGTGTTCTGGTAGGTGTTCTGGCTGCCATCATGGGAGTCGGCGGAGGCTTTATCATGGTTCCGATCATGGTTTATCTGCTTCGTATGCCTATGCATGTTGTTGTAGGTACAAGCCTTTTTCAGATTCTTTTTACCTGCATAAATGTAACTATTTTACAGTCATACACTAACCATACCGTGGACTTTGTTCTGGCTTTAATCCTTTTAGTCGGTTCAACTATCGGGGCTCAGTTCGGAACTAAGATCAGTAAAAAACTCAAAGGCGAACATCTTAAGATTTTGCTGGCTACTCTTGTTTTGGCTGTTATGGTAAAAATGCTTTTCAGCCTGTTGCTCACTCCTGATGTGTTGCTGGCTTATGCAGGGGGACATTAAAATGAAGATATATTCAATTACGCTTAGCATCCTTTTTGCCTTGTTTCTTATGTCTTGCGGAACTGTTTTCGCAGACGGAGATATGTCCCTCAGCTTTAAGCCTGATCATGTAACCATAGGTACAACTTATAACGGTGCAACAGTCGAACTTAGCGGGACGGTTCCCGAAGGCTGCGCAGCCGTTGTGAGAGTTATGGGTGAACTTAAGGACACCAAATTCAAGCAAAAGGGTAAAGTTCTCGGCCTGCTCTGGATGAATGTTGCTACAGTTGAACTTGATAATATCCCAAGTTTATTTTTGGTGGCGACCGATTCAGAAACCTATGCAGGCGGCGGTAAAAAATGGGAAGATTTAAATCTTGGATTTGATTCCGTAAAAGGCAATTCTGATACGAAGATTTTCCATGAATTCCTTAAGCTTGTTGAGCACGAAGAACACTACATGATTGAAGACGGAGTTGTTAAATACCATGAGACCGCTAATGGACTCCGAGGCTTTACCGCTGAGCTGACACTGCCTTCTTCTTTACAGAGAGGAGAATATACCGTTGAAGTTGTGGCTGTGCGTGATGGTAAAGTTGTCGGAAAAACGGTAAGTTCCATATCAGCTGCTTTTACCGGATTTCCTAAACTCCTTTCTTCCATAGCATTTGGACATGAGATCATTTACGGAATCTCTGCCGTAATAATAGCCATTTTGGCCGGTTTATTCATGAGTATGATTTTCAGCGATAAAGGGGCTGCCCATTAAGCTCCGAGGTAAATATTATGAATCGGTTATTTAATTTCGTACATAAAATGTTGGGTGGTAGACGCAAAAAAGTGTCTCGCTCTTTTGCCGACCTTTTTGATCGTTTTAACAGCATTTTGGAATTAAATAACCGAATTCTTACCAGCATAGCCGTAATGCACAGTAAGCTTGGCGGGGATTATATTTTTGATACCCAATATCTCCGCAATGCTTCGCAGGAGCTTGAAACTCTTGTTCTAAAGCTTATCGGCGCGCTGGACTACATGTCGCCGGAAAAATATATCGGGCTTTACTGTTCACATCGTGAAATTACCGAGAAGCTGCATAGTGAACTTGCGGGTTATCCGGCAATTGCCGACAGGCTCACAGTTACTTTTGAAGGGACTACAAAAAAGGAATTCGACCTCGTAGGTGCTAAAAGTTATAATTTGGCTCGAATCTCGAATATTGTGGGGATTACCACTCCGGCAGGAATAACTGTTACCACTCGGTCCTGTATGGAGTTCATGGAATACAATGATCTTAATTCCGCCATCTCAGATATTAAAACAGAATGGCTGGAAGGAAGTAGAAGCCTACGCTCAACGTCTGAAGAAATTTCCAAACTGATTATGGCTGGAGATGTCCCTCCAAGATTGCGTAAGGCTTTAAACCGCGTCGGCGATCAGCTTTTTCAGAAAAGTGAGAAAGGGGTCGGTCTGGCGGTTCGCAGCAGTGCATGGGGGGAAGACGGAAGATATTCGTTTGCAGGGTTGTATGAGAGTTTTATTAACGTTCCATATGACAAATTGCAGGAAGCATATCTTAAGGTCCTCGCCAGTATCTATTCTCCGGCCGCAATGGAATACCGGCAGGAGCTTGGTTACAAGATAAGCGAAAGTTTGATGGCTGTCTCATTTCAGACTGTGACTAGAGCTAAGTGCAGCGGGGTTGTTTATACTCTTTCTCCTTCTGCTCCATCTGATAATACTGTTGTAATAAGCGCGACGTGGGGAATGGGCTCTGCCGTTGTTTCAGGTGAGGTTTCGGTTGACCAGTTTATTATCTCTAAAGATGAGCCATATGATCATCTGGGCGTATCCATTGCCCGTAAAAAGCATGCGGTAAGGCTTAATTCTGAGGGAGCAGGAGTTGTAAAAGAGGATGTCAGCGAGGAAATGCAAAGCATGCCGTGCATGACTTCCGATGAAATAACCCAGCTTGTTCAGGCCGTGATTAAGATAGAACAATACCATAAAAAGCCTCAGGATGTAGAATTCGCTTTTGATGAAAGCGGGCAGCTTTTTATTCTTCAAACCCGTCCACTGGCAATTCATGTCCCTGACGAATCGACGATAGAATTGCTCAGTGAAAAACTTTCCAGCTGTGACGTTATTTTTTCAGGAAAAGGTGATGTTGCTCAAAAGGGTATAGCTTCCGGCCCGGTGTTCATAGCCGGAAAAGGCAGAAGTCTTGATGAATTTCCAGACGGTGCTATTCTGGTCGCGCCTCATTCTTCACCGATTTACGCTTCGCTTATGCACCGCGCTGCCGGACTGCTTACAAATGTAGGCTCACCTTTGGGCCATTTAGCTACTATAGCGCGAGAATATCGCGTACCGGCTTTGCTGAACACTGAAAATGTAATGGAAGTGTTGACTGAAGGGCAGATGATAACTGTCGATGTTGAGCAGCAGACTATATATTCCGGAATTATTAAAGAATTGAATCTGTATGAAGCTGCTGCCGACCGCATTGAAGAAACTTACGAATATCGTCTGTTAAGAAGACTTTTAAAGCATATTGAACCTCTTAATTTGTTTGATCCGGCAGACAGCAATTTCACGCCTGTGGGGTGTGTAACTTTCCATGATATTGCAAGATTCGTCCATGAGAAAGCTGTAGACGAGTTGATAAGCATTAACATCAACAGCCTGTATTCTTCATCTCCGAGTGTTCGTCTTGATCTTCCTGTGCCTCTTGATATGACCATAATCGATATAGGAGGCGGACTTGTCTGCGCTGAGAGTGAAGATAGCAAATGCACAGATAGAAAAACTATTACTCCTGATCATATTGTTTCTACTCCGATGAAGGCATTCATCGATGGTGTTACAACGTCCGGAGTTTGGCAGTCTTCCCCGGTTTCTGTTGATTTTTCGAGTTTTATGTCCAGCATGACCCGTACTTTTCCTGCGGAACTTGCCCCCTCATCAAGCGTCGGTCGTAATCTTGCTGTGATATCTAATAATTATGCTCACTTAAGCTTACATCTCGGTTATCACTTCACAATGATAAACAGTTATGTCAGCGAAAATATTTCAGAAAATTATGCTTATTTCAGGTTTGCCGGGGGGGTTACCGAAGCGAAGAGACGTTCCCGCAGGGCAAAGTTTCTTGCTGAAGTTCTCGGGAAACTGGATTTCTCTCTCAAGTTGCGGGAAGATCTTCTTATCGCAAGGATTAAAAAGATTCCTGCTAATGAAATTCTGCGCCGGGTGGAAATTTTCGGAGTTCTGGTTGCATATACCAGACAGCTTGATGTTTCTATGGTCGACGATGAGCAGATTCACAGGCATGCCGAGTTATTCGGCGGCCTCATAACGAGTCTAATTTAAACAATTATCGGAGGGTTGCACATGACCACTTCATCAAAAACCAGCATTCTTATTCTGGATGACGAGCCAATTGTCAGCAAGAGGCTGCAGCCGGCTTTGGAGAAAAAGGGATACGAGGTGGAAAGTTTCTACGACAGTTCTGTTGCTCTTAAACGGGTCCATGAACGCAATTTTGATATTGTTGTCAGCGATTTGAAGATGGACGGAATAGATGGGATGCAATTTCTCACTATAGTCAAAGAGCTTTCTCCGGCTACGGAAGTCATAATCATAACTGGTTTTGCGACAATGGAGACAGCTAAAGAATCCATGCGCAAGGGTATTTTCGATTTCTTGGCTAAGCCGTTTAAACTCGGAGAAATACAAGAAGTTATACGAAGAGCTGATGAAAAGATCAGAAAAGCAGCTCTACTTAATAAAGCTTAAACAAGAACTGCTATGAAAGCGAGGTGTGTTCATGCTTAGAGCATTAATCCCCGTCGAGATGACTTTGGCTTCAAATATTGCCCTCAGATATGCCTGTCAGAAGTCGAAGATTATCACTATGTCTCTGCAACCGATTCATGTTGAGGAACCTGATGAAAAGTCTCATTCGTCACAGATCGGTTGGATCAGAAGGTCTTGGGAAGAAGGACTTAAACAGGCCGGTACGGAAGAAGTAATAAATATTTTAAACAGCGAAAAACTTGATTGCCACGTGATGTCCAGACCTATTGTATCTATCGGCGAACGTGATGATCAGATTTTATATGAACTGCGAAGGAATTCATATAACTTATTTATTGAGGGCGAATTATCCAATTTTAACATTGCTGAATTCCATAAGAAAATTCATTCCAGACTATATAAGAAGATGCCTTGCCCGGTCCTTTTGGTCAAAAACATGATTCAGTCGGACAGGATTGCTCTTATGATTGATCCCAAGTCGAATCTGGAAAAATTGGTCGAGCAATTTCACGCTATTTTTTCTGACAAAAAAATTGAGTTCGATCTTTGTCTATATAGTTTGGATGACCTTAATCAGGATAAATTTCCTGATGAGATTATCAGTGAATGCACAAAGCTTCTTGCTGATCACGGGCTCAAGGCTCGCAGGTCGTATACTCTTTTGTGTGCTCCTGAAGTTGCCGCAAATTCTCTTAAGGAATACGGCCTTGTTGTTTCAGCTATGGACCGCAGATCAAGTCGGAAATCTCCTATGTCTGAAGTTTTAGCTCGCGTTTCCTGTCCCCTGCTTTTGTGCTGGACCTACTCTAATGGGAGGCAATAATGAAAGTACTCGTTCCGGTCGATGAGAATTTATACAGTATGTACGCAATTCGTCATGCCGCACGGCTTGCGGTCAATACTTTACCGGAAGTGGTCTTGCTGGCCATGGAAAAAGGTAAAAGTGATTCGGATTCGGACTCAATACCTTTTGAGTTGTCGCATCCTAAAATGCGTATGCTGCACAATTACTGCAAAGACTTTCTTAATCAGCTGGGACCAGATTCCGAGCTTTATTGTTCTGCTGAAGATAAGCCTGAAGTGAAAGCTATAGACAAAACCGTGTATGAAGAAAAAATGTCAGGAATGAAAAAACTGCGTCTGCATCTGCGCAGTGAAGCTCCTGCAAAAGCAATTCTCAAAGAAGCAAAGCGCATTAACAGTGATCTTATTGTGCTAGGCTGCGGTCACGGAGTCTGTGACTGGATGGACGATCCTCAGGCTCCGGGAAAGGTTGCCGAAAAAGCTGACTGCTCCGTTTTAATTCTTAAAAAAGAACAGGATATTTCAAAGGTTGTATGCTGCCTTGATCACGCCCACGCGACTCAGGAATCCTTTGAGATGATCAACCAGCTTGTGACCCTTTATAATGCAGAGCTTGAAATCGTCGGAGTTTTAAAGCACGGGCAGCTTCAAGAAGAAGTTGAGCACCAAATGAGTGAGGTGCTTGATTACTATATGAGATGCGGAATTCACGCTCTTGTTAAAGTTGTTGATGAAGATTCGCTTGAAACTTTTATTTCTTCCGGCTCTGAAAATGAGTTGATAGCTGTATGGCTCAGCCCTAAGTCTTTATTACAGAAGCTGCTTTCACGCGGAAAAGTAACAACCTTTGTTGAAAAAACTTTGTCGTCAATATTAATTTTGAGATAAAGGGCTGTGGGTTAGACTATTACAGTTATTATTTAATTAATTTTCGGGAAGAATTTTAAAAGCCATGAGCAGACATATGAATGTTTGCTCATGGCTTTTAACGTTTATTGTTTTTATAAATTTCGTTAATGTTTTTTCCGTAAATGAACCATATATGACGTAAGTGAGTTGCTGCCGTGTCTTCAAGAATAATCAATGATAATTATGAAAATGAAACTTTTAAAGAGTTAGACGCAAGTGAGGAGCAATTCAAGGAAGTTGCTTTTTATAATTGTTATTTTGAAAAATCATCTTTTCAGTTCGCAGAGTTAAAAGGGTGTTCTTTTGAAAATTGTACGTTTGCTAATTGCAACCTTGCTCTAGCTAAATTTAATAACACCAAATTTATAGGCGTAGTCTTTAATGATTCTAAATTACTGGGAATCAATTGGAGCAGCACTGGAGTGGTGATTATCGCGTCTTTTATAAACTGTTTGCTTGATAGTTCTGTTTTTAGCGATATGAATCTTGCTAAAATTAAGCTTGTTTCCTGTTCAATGGTGGAAACCTCTTTTATGAACACGAAGCTTGCTCGAGTTAAATTTGATGACTGCGATCTAAAGAATTGTCAATTTCACCAAAATGATTTGAGTTATGCAGATTTTAGTACATCAAGGAATTATTTCATAAATTCGAGTTCTAACAAACTTCATAAGACTATATTTTCATTGCCTGAAGCAGCTTCACTACTTGCAAACCTTGATATTACTTTAAAGTGAGCTCTTTGGTTGATCTTACATGCTGTTCAGTACAGTATTCGACCATTCTAGTGCTTCTCTGTAACATCTCATTATGTCGGCAGCTTCAAGGTCTAGAGATGCCGCCATTGCTCCGACTTTTCCCCAATCAGATTCTTCCATAGCTTCTATCAAAGTCAGCCACGGCTCAAAACAAGTTTCACCACCGCGAAGAGTTTCGCGGATAGTCTCATCAAGAGCCGAGAGGCGTTCTACAACCGAGTCCATCGGCATCTCAAGCATTGCATCCAGTAACGAGAATAATCCTACCAGAAATAAGCGTTCATCACTCTTTTTAGTTTCAGAACATGCACTCAGCATTTCCAGAATTTTAGCCCGTTGGAGACTTAGACTTGTTAATTCTGCCGATTTTCCGGGCTGCTTCATGTCTGTAAAAAGGATCATGCGCAGCCAGTGTTTGAGTTGGTCCCAGCCAAGGTAAATAACCGCTTGCTGAACAGATGAAATTTTAGCCGAGAGGCCATATGCCGCAGAATTAAGCAGATTCAGAAGACGAGCACTTAGTGAAACATCTTTTTCAATGGTTTTACTTAATTCTACCAAATCAATGTTATCATTGTTCAGCATTTCCATAAGATTGAAACGCAGCATCTCATTGGATGATATTTTGCGCGTTACTTCTGTTTTCGGGCGTTTGAAAAAATAGCCTTGATAATACGCAAAACCTAAAGTTTCAACAGATTCGAATTGTTCTGCGGTCTCTACTTTT is part of the Desulfovibrio gilichinskyi genome and encodes:
- a CDS encoding PEP/pyruvate-binding domain-containing protein, with the protein product MNRLFNFVHKMLGGRRKKVSRSFADLFDRFNSILELNNRILTSIAVMHSKLGGDYIFDTQYLRNASQELETLVLKLIGALDYMSPEKYIGLYCSHREITEKLHSELAGYPAIADRLTVTFEGTTKKEFDLVGAKSYNLARISNIVGITTPAGITVTTRSCMEFMEYNDLNSAISDIKTEWLEGSRSLRSTSEEISKLIMAGDVPPRLRKALNRVGDQLFQKSEKGVGLAVRSSAWGEDGRYSFAGLYESFINVPYDKLQEAYLKVLASIYSPAAMEYRQELGYKISESLMAVSFQTVTRAKCSGVVYTLSPSAPSDNTVVISATWGMGSAVVSGEVSVDQFIISKDEPYDHLGVSIARKKHAVRLNSEGAGVVKEDVSEEMQSMPCMTSDEITQLVQAVIKIEQYHKKPQDVEFAFDESGQLFILQTRPLAIHVPDESTIELLSEKLSSCDVIFSGKGDVAQKGIASGPVFIAGKGRSLDEFPDGAILVAPHSSPIYASLMHRAAGLLTNVGSPLGHLATIAREYRVPALLNTENVMEVLTEGQMITVDVEQQTIYSGIIKELNLYEAAADRIEETYEYRLLRRLLKHIEPLNLFDPADSNFTPVGCVTFHDIARFVHEKAVDELISININSLYSSSPSVRLDLPVPLDMTIIDIGGGLVCAESEDSKCTDRKTITPDHIVSTPMKAFIDGVTTSGVWQSSPVSVDFSSFMSSMTRTFPAELAPSSSVGRNLAVISNNYAHLSLHLGYHFTMINSYVSENISENYAYFRFAGGVTEAKRRSRRAKFLAEVLGKLDFSLKLREDLLIARIKKIPANEILRRVEIFGVLVAYTRQLDVSMVDDEQIHRHAELFGGLITSLI
- a CDS encoding pentapeptide repeat-containing protein, which gives rise to MSSRIINDNYENETFKELDASEEQFKEVAFYNCYFEKSSFQFAELKGCSFENCTFANCNLALAKFNNTKFIGVVFNDSKLLGINWSSTGVVIIASFINCLLDSSVFSDMNLAKIKLVSCSMVETSFMNTKLARVKFDDCDLKNCQFHQNDLSYADFSTSRNYFINSSSNKLHKTIFSLPEAASLLANLDITLK
- a CDS encoding EAL and HDOD domain-containing protein — translated: MSTIDTQKSYYNVFVARQPIFNRKMKIWGYELFYRQEEGSDSATYIDEFKATMEVMSSLALSPDDKFTAAKVIINFSKQAIIEDLPLSQHPKTTIVQFADPEKISPEFIDKVRKLKDRGYTISIDDYAARYENTELYDLTDIMTLNISEISRADIAQRIQLFPGLKGSYLAKKVETAEQFESVETLGFAYYQGYFFKRPKTEVTRKISSNEMLRFNLMEMLNNDNIDLVELSKTIEKDVSLSARLLNLLNSAAYGLSAKISSVQQAVIYLGWDQLKHWLRMILFTDMKQPGKSAELTSLSLQRAKILEMLSACSETKKSDERLFLVGLFSLLDAMLEMPMDSVVERLSALDETIRETLRGGETCFEPWLTLIEAMEESDWGKVGAMAASLDLEAADIMRCYREALEWSNTVLNSM
- a CDS encoding TIGR02186 family protein; this translates as MKIYSITLSILFALFLMSCGTVFADGDMSLSFKPDHVTIGTTYNGATVELSGTVPEGCAAVVRVMGELKDTKFKQKGKVLGLLWMNVATVELDNIPSLFLVATDSETYAGGGKKWEDLNLGFDSVKGNSDTKIFHEFLKLVEHEEHYMIEDGVVKYHETANGLRGFTAELTLPSSLQRGEYTVEVVAVRDGKVVGKTVSSISAAFTGFPKLLSSIAFGHEIIYGISAVIIAILAGLFMSMIFSDKGAAH
- a CDS encoding response regulator, yielding MTTSSKTSILILDDEPIVSKRLQPALEKKGYEVESFYDSSVALKRVHERNFDIVVSDLKMDGIDGMQFLTIVKELSPATEVIIITGFATMETAKESMRKGIFDFLAKPFKLGEIQEVIRRADEKIRKAALLNKA
- a CDS encoding universal stress protein, coding for MLRALIPVEMTLASNIALRYACQKSKIITMSLQPIHVEEPDEKSHSSQIGWIRRSWEEGLKQAGTEEVINILNSEKLDCHVMSRPIVSIGERDDQILYELRRNSYNLFIEGELSNFNIAEFHKKIHSRLYKKMPCPVLLVKNMIQSDRIALMIDPKSNLEKLVEQFHAIFSDKKIEFDLCLYSLDDLNQDKFPDEIISECTKLLADHGLKARRSYTLLCAPEVAANSLKEYGLVVSAMDRRSSRKSPMSEVLARVSCPLLLCWTYSNGRQ
- a CDS encoding universal stress protein is translated as MKVLVPVDENLYSMYAIRHAARLAVNTLPEVVLLAMEKGKSDSDSDSIPFELSHPKMRMLHNYCKDFLNQLGPDSELYCSAEDKPEVKAIDKTVYEEKMSGMKKLRLHLRSEAPAKAILKEAKRINSDLIVLGCGHGVCDWMDDPQAPGKVAEKADCSVLILKKEQDISKVVCCLDHAHATQESFEMINQLVTLYNAELEIVGVLKHGQLQEEVEHQMSEVLDYYMRCGIHALVKVVDEDSLETFISSGSENELIAVWLSPKSLLQKLLSRGKVTTFVEKTLSSILILR
- a CDS encoding sulfite exporter TauE/SafE family protein; this translates as MWHMYLPIAGNSVNVILIFMLGGLVGLLSGIFGVGGGFLMTPLLIMFGIPPTVAAASDSNQIVGASTSGCLAHYRLGNVDFKMGFLLLIGGIIGGFFGVQAIKVLRAMGNADFLINVTYVLMLGGVGSYMFYESLQSLRKNVPAVKTEAPKKKSRYTAMLESLPFQTDFKKSGVRLSLLMPLVLGVLVGVLAAIMGVGGGFIMVPIMVYLLRMPMHVVVGTSLFQILFTCINVTILQSYTNHTVDFVLALILLVGSTIGAQFGTKISKKLKGEHLKILLATLVLAVMVKMLFSLLLTPDVLLAYAGGH